A single Bacillus marinisedimentorum DNA region contains:
- a CDS encoding pyridoxamine 5'-phosphate oxidase family protein, translating to MANRVEQSLTDELIPLLQKERYVLLSTIDHQSGAPNSNAISWAFAADKDHVRFAVDNRSRIVENIRKNGSVTLTLIGNETTYAISGDASVKHEKMEDVPLKLAMLEIAVSEVRDVMFYGSKISVEPQYEKTYDEQAAAKLDRQVMEALKNG from the coding sequence ATGGCAAACAGAGTAGAACAATCTCTTACTGATGAACTGATTCCATTGCTGCAAAAAGAACGCTATGTATTACTGTCCACGATCGACCACCAATCCGGGGCACCAAATTCCAATGCGATTTCATGGGCTTTCGCCGCTGACAAAGACCATGTGCGTTTTGCTGTTGATAACCGTTCCCGGATCGTTGAAAACATCCGGAAAAACGGGAGTGTCACGTTGACGCTTATCGGCAATGAAACCACTTATGCCATCAGCGGGGATGCTTCCGTTAAGCATGAAAAAATGGAAGATGTGCCTCTCAAGCTGGCAATGCTTGAAATAGCTGTGAGCGAAGTCCGCGATGTCATGTTTTATGGTTCCAAAATTTCCGTTGAACCGCAGTATGAGAAAACATATGATGAACAGGCTGCCGCAAAGCTGGACCGGCAAGTAATGGAAGCATTGAAAAATGGATAA
- a CDS encoding YlaI family protein, whose translation MRVKCVICDKIETIEDETLQAKRLRNRPIHTYMCKSCDERIEARTNKRLSTDSFRLYKGSQKDNDW comes from the coding sequence ATGCGCGTAAAATGTGTAATCTGCGATAAAATCGAAACGATTGAAGATGAAACCCTGCAGGCAAAAAGGCTCAGGAACAGGCCAATACATACATATATGTGCAAGTCCTGCGATGAACGAATCGAAGCAAGAACAAATAAACGTCTTTCAACCGATAGCTTCCGCCTGTACAAGGGATCACAAAAAGATAATGATTGGTAA
- a CDS encoding YlaH-like family protein: MTGIIDNPVAGFWLLYLVIVALSIIVYKLGFAKKLPVLKSAVVYFALFLGCLPLAFFGIAYPVAEGLFVAALVLGIYRFRLHRSKTEA; the protein is encoded by the coding sequence ATGACAGGCATCATTGACAACCCAGTGGCAGGCTTTTGGCTGCTTTACCTTGTCATTGTTGCGCTATCCATCATTGTTTACAAGCTCGGTTTTGCCAAAAAGCTGCCTGTATTGAAATCGGCCGTCGTTTATTTCGCCTTGTTCCTCGGCTGTCTGCCTCTGGCCTTTTTTGGTATTGCCTATCCCGTTGCAGAGGGGCTGTTTGTTGCTGCACTTGTATTGGGGATCTACAGATTCAGGCTTCACCGCTCTAAAACGGAAGCCTGA
- the typA gene encoding translational GTPase TypA produces the protein MTAKREDIRNIAIIAHVDHGKTTLVDQLLHQSGTFRSNEQVQERAMDSNDLERERGITILAKNTAVKFNDTRINILDTPGHADFGGEVERIMKMVDGVLLVVDAYEGSMPQTRFVLKKALEQQLKPIVVINKIDRDFARPQEVVDEVIDLFIELDADEDQLEFPVVYASAINGTASLDADKQDENMKSLFETIVKEVPAPIENADEPLQFQVAMLDYNDYVGRIGIGRVFRGTMRVGQQVSLLKLDGSVKNYRITKLFGFEGLRRVEINEAKSGDLVAVSGMEEINVGETVCPQEHPEALPILRIDEPTLQMTFLVNDSPFAGREGKHVTSRKLEERLRAELETDVSLRVENTASPDAWIVSGRGELHLSILIENLRREGYELQVSKPEVIVREIDGVKSEPVERVQIDVPEEYTGAIMESLGARKGEMQNMSNSGNGQVRLDFLVPSRGLIGYSTEFLTQTRGYGVLNHTFETYQPMISGQVGGRRQGVLVAMEGGKTSQYGIMQVEDRGTIFVEPGTEVYEGMIVGEHSRDNDLTVNVVKTKHATNVRSATKDQTTTMKKPRILTLEESLEYLNDDEYCEITPESIRLRKKILNKSERERVEKKKKLASKDQ, from the coding sequence ATGACAGCTAAGCGTGAAGATATACGAAATATTGCGATTATTGCCCACGTTGACCACGGGAAAACAACACTTGTCGACCAGTTGCTGCATCAATCAGGAACATTCCGTTCCAATGAACAAGTGCAGGAGCGGGCGATGGATTCAAATGACCTCGAACGTGAACGAGGCATTACCATTCTTGCCAAAAATACAGCGGTAAAATTTAACGATACCCGCATTAACATCCTTGATACACCTGGACACGCCGATTTCGGAGGCGAAGTCGAGCGCATCATGAAAATGGTTGATGGCGTTCTTCTTGTTGTGGATGCTTATGAAGGCAGCATGCCGCAGACTCGGTTTGTTCTTAAAAAAGCGCTTGAACAACAATTGAAACCTATTGTTGTCATTAATAAAATCGACAGGGACTTTGCAAGGCCCCAGGAAGTAGTCGATGAAGTCATCGATCTGTTCATTGAGCTTGATGCGGATGAAGACCAGCTTGAATTCCCGGTTGTTTATGCTTCTGCCATTAACGGGACGGCGAGTCTTGATGCCGATAAGCAGGATGAGAATATGAAGTCCTTATTCGAAACAATTGTAAAAGAAGTTCCTGCCCCTATTGAGAATGCGGACGAGCCTCTGCAATTTCAGGTTGCAATGCTTGATTATAATGATTATGTCGGAAGGATCGGAATTGGGCGGGTATTCCGTGGAACAATGAGAGTCGGTCAGCAGGTTTCCCTGCTCAAACTCGACGGTTCGGTGAAAAACTATCGCATCACGAAGCTATTCGGATTTGAAGGATTGCGCCGCGTGGAAATTAACGAGGCAAAATCGGGCGATCTTGTCGCGGTTTCCGGCATGGAGGAAATCAATGTGGGTGAAACCGTTTGTCCGCAGGAACATCCCGAAGCACTTCCTATACTCAGAATCGATGAACCTACCCTCCAAATGACGTTCCTGGTGAATGACAGCCCATTTGCCGGCCGGGAAGGGAAGCATGTAACAAGCAGAAAACTCGAAGAACGCCTCCGTGCGGAGTTGGAAACAGATGTAAGCCTTCGTGTCGAAAATACAGCTTCTCCGGATGCCTGGATTGTATCTGGACGGGGCGAGTTGCATTTATCCATCCTTATAGAAAACCTGCGGCGCGAAGGGTATGAACTGCAAGTATCAAAACCTGAAGTGATTGTCAGAGAAATTGACGGTGTAAAATCTGAGCCGGTCGAACGGGTTCAAATCGATGTGCCGGAAGAATATACAGGAGCGATCATGGAATCGCTCGGTGCCCGAAAAGGCGAAATGCAAAATATGTCTAATAGTGGAAATGGGCAAGTTCGTCTTGATTTCCTGGTGCCTTCCCGGGGCTTGATTGGATATTCGACTGAATTTCTGACCCAGACCAGGGGATATGGTGTGCTGAATCACACGTTCGAAACATATCAGCCGATGATTTCCGGGCAGGTCGGCGGCCGCCGGCAGGGAGTGCTTGTTGCTATGGAAGGGGGAAAAACTTCCCAGTACGGCATTATGCAGGTTGAAGACCGCGGGACCATTTTTGTGGAACCAGGCACAGAAGTTTATGAAGGGATGATTGTCGGTGAGCATAGCCGTGATAACGACCTCACTGTAAATGTCGTCAAGACGAAGCATGCCACCAATGTCCGGTCTGCTACCAAAGACCAGACAACGACAATGAAAAAGCCGCGAATTTTGACATTGGAAGAATCGTTGGAGTATCTTAATGACGATGAGTATTGCGAAATCACACCGGAGTCCATACGCCTTCGGAAAAAGATCTTGAATAAATCCGAGCGTGAGCGAGTGGAGAAAAAGAAAAAACTTGCCTCGAAAGATCAGTGA
- a CDS encoding YlaF family protein, producing the protein MNKINLLFLGFSIAGVAFLMLIGIAIGERSIAGMIGAALGAIAVVGGGFTTRKKLREKGKI; encoded by the coding sequence ATGAATAAAATCAACCTTTTGTTCCTCGGTTTTTCAATAGCAGGGGTCGCTTTCCTAATGCTGATCGGCATTGCAATCGGCGAACGGAGTATTGCCGGAATGATTGGTGCTGCACTTGGGGCAATTGCAGTGGTTGGAGGCGGATTCACGACAAGAAAGAAACTGCGTGAAAAAGGTAAGATCTGA
- a CDS encoding inositol monophosphatase family protein: protein METDYWMEVDQQAKRWIKEAGRLLKDSFSSEVQVRFKTNPADLVTEMDNKIEQFFYDNIKKTYPEHRVLGEEGEGDDVTSLEGTVWMIDPIDGTMNFVHQKRHFAISVAVYHEGEGVIGLIYDVVSDDLYHAVKNRGAYLNGGRLPQLEKVEVDRSVIGMNSNWVAGNRVVDAAILRKMVKDVRGVRSYGSAAIELAYVAAGILDGYITMRLSPWDFAAGLVLIKETGGTVTTVHGDPVDLLGRNSIFAAKSDLHEALLTRYIKGGK from the coding sequence ATGGAAACCGATTATTGGATGGAAGTGGACCAGCAGGCGAAGCGGTGGATCAAAGAAGCTGGCCGGCTTTTGAAGGACTCTTTTTCAAGTGAAGTGCAAGTGCGCTTTAAAACAAACCCTGCAGATCTCGTGACAGAAATGGATAATAAGATCGAACAGTTTTTTTACGACAATATCAAGAAAACGTATCCTGAACATCGGGTGCTCGGTGAAGAAGGAGAAGGGGACGACGTGACGTCCCTTGAAGGCACCGTCTGGATGATCGATCCGATTGACGGGACGATGAATTTTGTGCACCAGAAGCGCCATTTTGCAATTTCGGTAGCCGTTTATCATGAAGGCGAAGGCGTGATCGGACTGATTTACGATGTTGTAAGTGATGATCTTTACCATGCGGTGAAGAACAGAGGGGCATACTTGAACGGCGGCAGACTCCCGCAGCTTGAAAAGGTTGAAGTGGACCGATCCGTCATCGGGATGAATTCCAACTGGGTTGCCGGCAACCGGGTAGTTGATGCTGCAATTTTACGGAAAATGGTGAAGGATGTGAGGGGGGTTCGTTCCTATGGGTCGGCTGCGATCGAGCTTGCTTATGTCGCTGCCGGGATACTTGATGGATATATTACAATGCGTCTCTCTCCGTGGGATTTTGCCGCCGGCTTAGTGCTGATCAAGGAAACAGGCGGAACAGTCACGACCGTTCACGGAGATCCGGTCGACTTACTCGGCCGGAACTCAATTTTTGCTGCAAAATCAGATTTGCATGAGGCGCTTTTAACCAGATATATAAAAGGCGGAAAATAA
- a CDS encoding YktB family protein produces the protein MQFDGFTKQDFQTFQIEGLDDRMAAIKERIQPKFSSLGSALAEDVAAFAGNEMHLHIAKHARRTKNPPKDTWLAIAHDKRGYKKHPHFQLGLFDDHVFLWLAYIYEMPDKEKAAKTFLESSEDILSQLPDSYLISPDHMKKDDLPLTKENLISTLERFRDVKKGEFLLGRKIYSDDPMLKNGEKVYQFAKETYQTLMPMYKMSMQ, from the coding sequence ATGCAATTTGACGGATTTACAAAACAAGACTTTCAAACATTCCAAATCGAAGGCCTTGATGACCGCATGGCAGCGATCAAAGAGCGGATTCAGCCAAAGTTCAGCTCGCTCGGCAGTGCCCTTGCCGAAGATGTTGCCGCCTTTGCGGGGAATGAAATGCACTTACATATCGCAAAACATGCAAGAAGGACTAAAAACCCTCCAAAGGATACCTGGCTGGCAATTGCCCATGATAAACGCGGATATAAAAAACACCCGCACTTTCAGCTCGGGCTGTTCGATGACCACGTCTTTCTCTGGCTTGCCTATATATACGAAATGCCCGATAAGGAAAAAGCAGCGAAAACATTTCTCGAAAGTTCTGAGGATATCCTTTCCCAGCTTCCGGACAGTTATTTGATCTCACCCGACCATATGAAAAAAGATGACCTGCCGCTGACAAAGGAAAATTTGATCAGCACGCTTGAAAGGTTCCGTGATGTTAAAAAAGGCGAGTTTCTGCTCGGACGGAAAATTTATTCCGATGACCCGATGCTTAAGAACGGCGAAAAAGTCTACCAGTTTGCGAAAGAAACGTATCAGACATTAATGCCGATGTACAAAATGTCTATGCAATAA
- a CDS encoding UPF0223 family protein, translating to MEYTYPISYDWSKDEVVDVVNFYHCVEKAYGKGINREDLLAVYRRFKEIVPSKSEEKQLCGQFEKESGFSCYRTIQKAKQLEQGDLIKMQSASSKSK from the coding sequence GTGGAATATACGTACCCGATTTCGTATGACTGGTCCAAAGATGAAGTGGTTGATGTCGTCAACTTTTATCATTGTGTAGAAAAAGCTTACGGAAAAGGTATCAACAGAGAGGACCTTCTCGCAGTTTACCGGCGTTTCAAAGAAATTGTTCCATCAAAATCGGAAGAAAAGCAGCTCTGTGGCCAGTTCGAAAAAGAAAGCGGATTTTCGTGCTATCGGACGATTCAAAAAGCGAAACAGCTGGAGCAGGGTGACCTTATAAAGATGCAATCAGCCTCTTCCAAGTCAAAGTGA
- a CDS encoding NAD(P)H-dependent flavin oxidoreductase, which produces MDWNTRVTELLGIEYPVVQGGLAYLAYSELASAVSNAGGLGQITAMSLPDADSLKEEIKKTKSKTNKPFGVNFAIGQHGRPFEHMVEAALEENVTVISVTGGNPAPLFDMLEGTEVKKLVLTAGKRQAVKAEELGADAVMVVGQEGGGHLGRSDTGTIVLVPQVVDAVDIPVIASGGIGDGRGLMAALSLGAEGIEMGTRFIAVKECVHAHPAYKQAILNGSETDTVVIKRAIGTPARALANEWTDKILEIEKRTPDYEALKDYISGTANKRYIYEGEETKGFAWGGQVIGRIHDEPEAAVLLNRILREAEEIRRKWCR; this is translated from the coding sequence GTGGATTGGAATACAAGGGTTACAGAGCTGCTTGGGATTGAATATCCCGTCGTTCAAGGCGGGCTGGCCTATCTTGCTTATTCGGAACTCGCATCCGCTGTGTCAAACGCCGGCGGACTCGGACAGATTACGGCCATGTCACTTCCTGATGCAGATTCATTGAAAGAGGAGATCAAAAAGACGAAAAGTAAAACAAATAAACCGTTTGGCGTCAATTTTGCGATCGGGCAGCACGGCCGCCCTTTTGAGCATATGGTGGAAGCGGCGCTTGAAGAAAATGTCACTGTCATTTCCGTGACAGGCGGTAATCCGGCTCCGCTATTTGATATGCTTGAAGGGACAGAGGTCAAAAAGCTTGTTTTGACCGCAGGCAAGCGCCAGGCTGTTAAAGCGGAGGAGCTTGGTGCTGATGCAGTCATGGTCGTAGGACAGGAGGGCGGCGGTCATCTCGGACGCAGTGATACAGGAACAATTGTCCTTGTTCCGCAAGTGGTGGACGCGGTCGATATCCCTGTTATCGCTTCAGGAGGCATCGGTGACGGCCGGGGACTTATGGCGGCACTTAGCCTTGGTGCCGAAGGGATTGAAATGGGTACCCGCTTCATCGCTGTAAAAGAATGTGTGCACGCCCATCCGGCATATAAACAAGCGATCCTGAATGGAAGTGAAACGGACACTGTCGTCATTAAGCGTGCAATCGGGACACCGGCACGGGCTCTTGCCAACGAATGGACAGACAAGATTCTTGAAATAGAAAAACGAACACCTGATTATGAAGCGCTCAAAGACTACATAAGCGGGACTGCCAATAAACGGTACATTTATGAAGGCGAAGAAACAAAGGGGTTTGCATGGGGTGGACAGGTGATCGGCCGCATCCACGACGAGCCGGAAGCGGCCGTTTTACTGAACAGGATTCTGAGGGAAGCTGAAGAGATCCGCAGAAAGTGGTGCCGCTGA
- a CDS encoding aminotransferase class I/II-fold pyridoxal phosphate-dependent enzyme, protein MSQNETPLFTGLKKHAASDPIQFHIPGHKKGNGIDADFREFIGGNALSIDLINIAPLDDLHHPHGMIKKAQDLAAAAFGADHTFFSVQGTSGAIMTMVMTVCGPGDKILVPRNVHKSVMSAIVFSGATPIFIHPELDNELGISHGITPDSVSRALEQHPDAKGVLVINPTYFGFSANLKEIVDIAHSFQVPVLVDEAHGVHIHFHEALPLSAMQAGADMAATSVHKLGGSMTQSSVLNVREGLVPVARVQSILSMLTTTSTSYLLLASLDVARKRLATEGRQLIEETLQKAEKTRNRINSIPYLYCVGKEKTGTQATYDYDPTKLIISVKELGISGHDVELWLRENYNIEVELSDLYNILCIITPGDSEENLDTLVKALQQLSNKFSAEGTRRRETVTVEVPEIPVLSLSPRDAFYADTELIPFEQSAGRIIAEFIMVYPPGIPIFIPGEIITKENLHYIEKNLEAGLPVQGPEDEQLKQLRVIKEHHAII, encoded by the coding sequence ATGTCCCAAAATGAGACACCGTTATTTACCGGTTTAAAGAAACACGCTGCTTCCGATCCGATTCAATTCCATATACCCGGCCATAAAAAAGGAAACGGTATCGATGCTGATTTCCGCGAATTCATTGGCGGCAACGCCCTTTCCATCGACTTGATCAATATCGCGCCGCTTGATGATCTCCATCATCCGCACGGAATGATAAAAAAAGCACAGGATCTGGCTGCTGCAGCTTTCGGCGCTGATCATACTTTTTTCTCAGTTCAGGGGACAAGCGGTGCCATCATGACTATGGTGATGACCGTATGCGGGCCCGGAGATAAAATTCTCGTTCCGCGCAATGTCCATAAATCGGTTATGAGCGCAATCGTCTTTTCCGGCGCTACTCCAATCTTCATCCATCCAGAGCTGGATAATGAACTTGGTATATCGCACGGCATCACACCCGATTCCGTTTCGAGGGCACTTGAACAGCATCCTGACGCAAAGGGTGTGCTTGTCATCAATCCGACCTACTTCGGCTTTTCTGCAAATTTGAAAGAGATTGTGGATATTGCCCATTCCTTCCAAGTGCCCGTACTTGTGGATGAAGCCCACGGGGTACATATTCATTTTCACGAAGCTTTGCCGTTATCCGCCATGCAGGCAGGAGCTGACATGGCCGCTACAAGCGTCCATAAGCTCGGCGGCTCCATGACGCAAAGTTCCGTACTGAATGTACGGGAAGGCCTTGTCCCGGTTGCAAGGGTCCAGTCGATCTTAAGCATGCTGACGACCACCTCAACCTCCTATCTGCTCCTCGCAAGTCTTGATGTTGCCAGAAAACGGCTTGCAACTGAAGGGAGGCAGCTCATTGAAGAAACGCTGCAAAAGGCCGAGAAAACAAGGAACCGGATCAATAGCATCCCTTATTTATATTGTGTCGGCAAAGAAAAAACCGGCACCCAGGCAACTTATGATTACGATCCGACAAAACTCATCATTTCCGTTAAGGAACTTGGAATCTCCGGCCATGATGTGGAGCTCTGGCTGCGGGAAAATTATAACATTGAGGTGGAACTCTCTGATTTGTATAATATCCTCTGCATCATCACACCTGGGGACTCGGAGGAAAATCTCGATACACTCGTAAAAGCGCTCCAGCAGTTGTCAAATAAGTTTTCCGCTGAAGGGACGCGCCGCCGGGAAACAGTAACAGTCGAGGTACCGGAAATTCCCGTCCTGTCACTGTCTCCGCGAGATGCATTCTATGCCGATACCGAACTCATTCCGTTTGAGCAGTCTGCCGGCAGGATCATCGCTGAGTTCATTATGGTGTATCCGCCCGGCATCCCGATCTTCATTCCCGGAGAAATCATAACAAAGGAAAACCTCCATTATATCGAAAAAAACCTTGAAGCCGGGTTGCCCGTACAGGGCCCTGAAGACGAACAACTGAAACAATTGAGAGTCATTAAAGAACACCATGCGATTATCTAA
- a CDS encoding GapA-binding peptide SR1P, producing MGTIVCQVCESTVGHFEDEKVTTLYGKCPGCGSNKQEEKK from the coding sequence ATGGGAACAATCGTATGTCAGGTTTGTGAATCAACTGTAGGACACTTTGAGGATGAAAAGGTTACAACCTTATATGGCAAATGCCCGGGCTGCGGGTCTAATAAACAAGAAGAAAAGAAATAA
- a CDS encoding DUF3055 domain-containing protein, which produces MDIFDKLYDESEKVKVRFIGFTTDDVRYDFGLVYTNMFFGKPLVVCMQTGRSSLLDVTDLNDLDHIKKIFNIPSTKDAADLASFFEEALPTSSLETQYD; this is translated from the coding sequence ATGGATATTTTTGATAAGTTGTACGATGAGTCTGAAAAAGTGAAGGTCCGTTTTATCGGTTTCACAACCGATGATGTCCGTTACGATTTCGGTCTGGTTTACACGAATATGTTTTTTGGAAAGCCGCTCGTTGTCTGTATGCAAACCGGCCGGTCATCTCTGCTGGATGTTACTGACTTGAACGATTTGGATCACATCAAAAAGATATTCAACATTCCTTCAACAAAGGATGCAGCGGATCTCGCCTCATTCTTCGAAGAAGCATTGCCAACCTCATCACTTGAAACTCAATACGATTGA
- a CDS encoding DUF1885 family protein: MGKSAFIKLVPASLQTSITLDEVKDFLHYYKDITHKTGEQLGWSYDEAAFPYAIKERSDSEGKWFYLKSDEERYYMILVGIGEEKVESAEEEDIHTIQHIQITLPDGSTQGDFTKAIEFAKFLSKKLQGELHLFNGRIMYYYKRK; the protein is encoded by the coding sequence ATGGGGAAAAGTGCATTTATTAAACTCGTACCTGCTTCTTTGCAAACATCCATCACATTGGATGAAGTGAAAGATTTTTTACATTATTATAAGGATATAACGCATAAAACCGGTGAACAACTTGGTTGGTCGTATGATGAAGCCGCTTTTCCATACGCCATAAAAGAGCGCAGCGATTCAGAAGGTAAGTGGTTCTATTTAAAATCCGATGAAGAACGGTACTATATGATTTTGGTCGGAATCGGGGAAGAAAAAGTGGAGAGTGCCGAGGAAGAAGATATACATACGATTCAGCACATTCAAATCACCCTGCCGGATGGATCTACCCAGGGTGACTTTACTAAAGCGATAGAATTCGCCAAGTTCCTGTCAAAAAAACTGCAGGGGGAACTGCATCTCTTTAATGGCCGAATCATGTACTATTATAAAAGGAAGTGA
- a CDS encoding polysaccharide deacetylase family protein — translation MKRMIISLLAALVITSGCASGDTAGNNFEEEAEAAQTGEKAGVATNPQEEKQSGESSEEQDAEDETSDGEDRDIQQEERDADPAYELKAANWTLEPINDANGKVTLITIDDAPDKYGVEMAKTLKKLEAPAIFFVNGHFIDTDEEKERLKQIHEMGFPIGNHTYSHGRLDKLSVEKQTEEIVKLNNEIEAVTGERPKFFRAPFGINTDHSKKVVEEEGMLLMNWTYGYDWDKNYTTKEALSDIMINSPYLTDGANLLMHDREWTNAALEDIVAGLRGKGYEMLDPALIKVPE, via the coding sequence ATGAAACGAATGATTATATCGCTTCTGGCCGCACTTGTCATTACATCAGGATGCGCTTCGGGAGACACTGCGGGAAATAACTTTGAGGAAGAGGCGGAAGCAGCCCAGACCGGGGAAAAAGCCGGTGTGGCAACTAACCCTCAGGAAGAAAAACAAAGCGGAGAATCCTCTGAAGAGCAGGATGCTGAAGATGAAACTTCGGATGGAGAAGACCGGGATATCCAGCAAGAGGAAAGGGACGCTGATCCTGCATATGAACTGAAAGCAGCAAACTGGACATTAGAGCCGATTAATGATGCAAATGGAAAGGTCACTTTGATCACAATCGACGATGCACCTGATAAATATGGCGTGGAAATGGCCAAAACATTAAAGAAGCTGGAGGCACCGGCAATTTTCTTTGTAAACGGGCATTTCATTGATACGGATGAAGAAAAGGAAAGACTTAAACAAATACATGAAATGGGTTTTCCAATCGGCAACCATACATATAGTCATGGGCGCCTGGATAAATTGTCAGTCGAGAAACAGACTGAAGAAATCGTGAAGCTGAATAATGAGATTGAGGCAGTGACAGGTGAGAGGCCAAAATTTTTCCGGGCACCTTTCGGCATCAACACCGATCATTCCAAAAAAGTCGTCGAGGAAGAGGGGATGCTCCTTATGAATTGGACGTACGGGTACGATTGGGATAAAAACTATACGACAAAAGAAGCACTAAGTGATATCATGATCAATTCCCCGTATCTGACTGACGGAGCCAACCTGCTCATGCACGACCGTGAATGGACAAATGCAGCACTGGAAGACATAGTTGCCGGCCTCCGCGGAAAAGGCTATGAAATGCTGGATCCAGCGCTGATAAAAGTACCTGAATAA
- a CDS encoding FUSC family protein produces the protein MKILTKIKELRLVGGRILKTGVSVFLTAFICLLLDWPAIFAVITAIVTVEPTASDSIRKGFIRLPAAAIGAAFALTFTAFLGESAAAYALAATFTIFILHKLHLDAGILVATLTAVAMIPGTADNFLSAFFVRLGTTTTGITVSTLVNFLILPPKYYPMINRNINRTMTKASDVLDATIKHLVKPEKHPAPPSQMLYQSLRRDLERTYQLCDYQRAEWRYHKHTTKDMRTFHYAQKKLNLLQQIVFHISNLQYLQVPPDTFSLKEKQLLLKTASSIKEILRDSENRIPDLHYKDIEKLDDAFWHLKEDMSEEHPDRYRHHFSSQTIILFELLTMHDVLEDLQFISQRQKKLLRKAEY, from the coding sequence ATGAAAATCCTTACAAAAATAAAAGAGCTCCGTCTCGTCGGAGGACGAATATTAAAAACAGGCGTCTCCGTATTCTTAACAGCATTCATATGCCTGCTCCTGGATTGGCCCGCTATTTTTGCTGTCATAACCGCTATTGTGACAGTGGAGCCGACAGCTTCCGATTCGATCCGTAAAGGATTCATCAGGCTTCCTGCTGCGGCAATCGGGGCTGCATTCGCACTTACCTTTACGGCCTTTCTTGGCGAATCGGCGGCTGCATATGCTCTTGCGGCTACGTTCACGATTTTTATCCTGCATAAACTTCATCTGGACGCCGGGATACTCGTTGCCACACTGACTGCCGTTGCCATGATTCCTGGAACCGCCGATAACTTTTTAAGCGCGTTTTTTGTAAGGCTTGGAACAACCACAACGGGGATTACAGTCTCAACGCTTGTCAACTTCCTTATTCTTCCTCCGAAATATTATCCAATGATTAATCGGAATATCAATAGAACGATGACGAAAGCTTCGGACGTGCTGGATGCTACAATCAAACATTTGGTCAAGCCGGAAAAACATCCGGCTCCTCCGTCACAGATGCTGTATCAGTCACTGCGCAGGGACCTCGAGCGGACATATCAGCTCTGTGACTATCAAAGAGCCGAGTGGCGCTATCATAAACATACGACGAAGGATATGAGGACATTCCATTACGCGCAAAAGAAACTGAATCTGCTGCAGCAAATTGTCTTTCATATCAGCAACCTGCAATATCTGCAGGTGCCTCCGGACACTTTTTCTCTAAAGGAAAAACAACTTTTACTGAAGACCGCTTCCTCCATCAAGGAAATCCTCAGAGACTCGGAGAATAGGATACCGGATCTGCACTATAAAGATATCGAGAAACTTGATGACGCTTTCTGGCACTTGAAGGAAGATATGTCTGAAGAACATCCTGATCGGTACCGCCACCATTTTTCATCTCAAACCATCATATTGTTTGAGCTTCTGACGATGCATGATGTTCTTGAAGATTTGCAATTTATCTCACAGCGCCAAAAAAAACTTCTGCGCAAAGCAGAATACTAA